A single genomic interval of Arthrobacter methylotrophus harbors:
- a CDS encoding Gfo/Idh/MocA family oxidoreductase, with protein MITPSSVTARSLRIGIAGCGAISANHLEAFRSLKDVEIVGVCDIDLQRAKDTAEAWGIPAAVNTVQELLDLELDIVSVCTPHPTHEDVVLQAAAAGAHVLCEKPIATDLASAERMVKACEDAGVKLGVLFQRRFWPAAQRIRAAIEDGTLGRPIMGQCSVMLHREAEYYSRDAWRGTWANDGGGVLMTQAIHYIDLLQWFMGEVAEVYGKINTYKHGDHIEVEDSATAIITFTSGAMATLEASTAVSPSLGVQIRVTGETGASACLSEFPEGSDGRVDLWAVSGSISTEPVYPAGVDPNVSLSTINGQLIPHHTAQVRDFVRSIRGGGEPAVTGGDATKALRILLAVYESSRTGLPVPFAPLPESTSPLARIAG; from the coding sequence ATGATCACTCCATCATCTGTCACCGCCCGCTCCCTTCGCATCGGAATCGCAGGGTGCGGGGCGATCTCCGCCAACCACTTGGAAGCATTCCGCTCCCTTAAAGACGTCGAAATCGTGGGCGTCTGCGACATCGACCTCCAGCGCGCCAAGGACACCGCGGAAGCGTGGGGAATTCCTGCAGCGGTCAACACAGTCCAGGAGCTCCTGGACCTTGAATTGGACATCGTCTCGGTCTGCACACCGCACCCCACCCACGAGGATGTGGTGCTCCAAGCCGCTGCGGCAGGAGCCCACGTGCTCTGCGAAAAGCCCATCGCCACTGATTTGGCCTCCGCAGAGCGCATGGTGAAGGCCTGCGAGGATGCCGGCGTGAAGCTGGGTGTCCTCTTCCAGCGCCGGTTCTGGCCGGCAGCCCAGCGCATCCGCGCTGCGATCGAGGACGGCACGCTGGGGCGTCCCATCATGGGCCAATGCTCGGTGATGCTTCACCGCGAGGCGGAGTATTACTCCCGCGACGCCTGGCGCGGGACATGGGCCAACGACGGCGGTGGGGTCCTCATGACCCAGGCCATCCACTACATCGACCTGCTCCAGTGGTTCATGGGCGAGGTGGCCGAGGTCTACGGCAAAATCAACACCTACAAACACGGCGATCACATCGAAGTGGAGGACTCAGCAACGGCCATCATCACGTTCACCTCGGGCGCCATGGCTACCCTCGAAGCGTCGACGGCGGTGTCCCCGAGCCTGGGCGTGCAGATCCGCGTCACGGGGGAGACCGGAGCTTCCGCTTGCCTGAGCGAATTCCCGGAGGGCAGCGACGGACGCGTGGACCTATGGGCCGTATCCGGTTCGATTAGTACCGAGCCTGTCTACCCCGCAGGAGTTGACCCGAACGTGAGCTTGTCCACGATCAACGGCCAGCTCATCCCGCACCACACCGCCCAGGTTCGCGACTTTGTCCGGAGTATCCGCGGAGGCGGTGAACCGGCTGTCACAGGCGGAGACGCGACGAAGGCTTTGCGGATACTGCTGGCGGTTTACGAATCGTCCCGGACAGGTCTCCCGGTCCCCTTCGCCCCGCTGCCTGAAAGCACATCGCCGCTCGCTCGGATTGCAGGCTAA
- a CDS encoding MFS transporter, with protein MSVSTSAPARPKNNAKIAAVSGFVGSALEYYDFFIFGSAAALIFGKLFFASGPSSMLLSFATVGVAYIARPLGAVICGHLGDKFGRKRVLLLTLILMGSSTFLIGCLPTYGQIGMAAPILIVALRLLQGLSAGGESPGSSSLTLEHAPERKRAFYTSWTMSGIMFGIVLSTLVFIPVASMPEDQLLAWGWRIPFLASAVVTVIAFVLRRLLEEPPVFAEVKEHDAVVKVPLATLFRYHWVTVIRVTAMSLFTIINTIINVFALSYATSVVGVDKGLMLTVIAVANLAAVAMGPLAGILADRIGRKPVFLTGLVLQIGMIYVFFAALSAGNVPLIFLTGILLIGVAYSGSNAIYPAYFPEQFPVKVRYSGMAISLMFGLLLAGFAPVISELLIGGDKALWVPVATFAAAACAISAIAALTAPETFKTPTALLGLKKTDPRLHAAASVASRATEPNDAISRVQA; from the coding sequence ATGTCAGTGTCGACATCGGCGCCAGCACGGCCCAAGAACAATGCGAAGATCGCAGCGGTTTCGGGGTTTGTGGGCAGCGCACTTGAGTACTACGACTTCTTCATCTTCGGATCAGCGGCGGCGCTGATCTTTGGCAAGCTGTTCTTCGCCTCCGGCCCGTCCTCGATGCTGTTGTCTTTCGCCACGGTCGGCGTGGCATACATCGCCCGCCCGCTCGGGGCGGTCATCTGCGGTCACCTCGGGGACAAATTCGGCCGGAAACGCGTGCTGCTCCTCACCCTGATCCTGATGGGCTCATCGACCTTCCTGATCGGCTGCCTGCCCACCTACGGCCAGATCGGAATGGCAGCGCCGATCCTCATCGTGGCACTTCGGCTTCTTCAGGGACTGTCGGCCGGCGGCGAATCGCCCGGTTCCAGCTCTCTCACCCTTGAGCACGCGCCCGAACGGAAGCGCGCTTTCTACACCAGCTGGACGATGAGCGGCATCATGTTCGGCATCGTGCTTTCCACCCTCGTCTTCATTCCGGTGGCGTCGATGCCCGAGGATCAACTCCTTGCCTGGGGCTGGCGCATCCCGTTCCTCGCCAGCGCAGTCGTTACCGTCATCGCCTTTGTGCTCCGGCGTCTCCTCGAGGAGCCCCCCGTGTTCGCGGAAGTCAAGGAGCACGACGCAGTAGTCAAGGTGCCGCTCGCCACGTTGTTCCGGTACCACTGGGTCACGGTCATCCGTGTCACCGCGATGTCGCTGTTCACCATCATCAACACCATCATCAATGTCTTCGCACTCTCGTATGCCACATCGGTTGTGGGCGTGGACAAGGGACTGATGCTGACAGTCATAGCCGTGGCCAACCTGGCGGCAGTCGCCATGGGACCGCTGGCAGGCATATTAGCCGACCGGATCGGCCGGAAACCCGTCTTCCTGACCGGTCTCGTGCTGCAGATCGGGATGATCTACGTGTTCTTCGCAGCCCTGTCCGCCGGCAACGTTCCGCTGATATTCCTCACCGGCATTCTGCTGATCGGTGTCGCCTACAGCGGTTCGAACGCCATCTACCCCGCCTATTTCCCGGAGCAGTTCCCGGTCAAGGTCCGTTACTCGGGTATGGCCATCAGCCTCATGTTCGGCCTGCTTTTGGCCGGATTCGCCCCGGTGATTTCCGAGCTGCTGATTGGCGGCGACAAGGCCCTCTGGGTTCCCGTCGCAACTTTTGCCGCCGCGGCCTGTGCCATCTCCGCCATCGCGGCGCTTACAGCACCTGAGACGTTCAAGACTCCTACGGCCCTCCTGGGACTGAAAAAAACCGATCCCCGCCTCCACGCGGCGGCTTCCGTGGCTTCGCGTGCCACTGAGCCCAACGACGCCATCTCCAGGGTCCAGGCGTGA
- a CDS encoding shikimate dehydrogenase — protein MNQQALASTWAFQPRRAETNHRFVVGLLGAGIGGSLTPGLHEAEGARLGLSYTYRIIDLDAIGEQADKSAALVQGAADLGYDGLNVTYPSKQLVQDGLDALSPDARILGAVNTITFHDGKAVGHNTDHTGFIGGFRAGLPSAAANSVVQIGAGGAGAAVAFGLLRAGTKHLVIADIEPARAENLAARLAPHFPDSEVSATRTDAVSGSIREADGLVNSTPIGMIGHPGVPVDIDLIHPGLWVADVIYRPLETQLIKAARGKGCAVLDGGRMVVGQAAAAFELFTGIPADADRMLATFRQAVS, from the coding sequence GTGAACCAGCAAGCCCTGGCGAGCACATGGGCGTTCCAGCCGCGTCGAGCCGAAACCAACCACCGGTTTGTTGTGGGACTGCTCGGCGCCGGCATCGGCGGGTCACTCACCCCGGGCCTCCACGAAGCGGAGGGGGCCAGATTGGGCCTCTCCTACACCTACCGGATCATCGATCTCGACGCCATAGGCGAGCAGGCTGACAAGTCCGCAGCCCTGGTCCAAGGCGCAGCTGACCTCGGATACGACGGGCTCAACGTCACCTATCCAAGCAAGCAACTGGTGCAGGACGGTCTGGACGCGCTCTCCCCGGATGCCCGCATCCTGGGTGCGGTGAATACCATCACTTTTCATGATGGCAAAGCGGTAGGCCATAACACCGACCACACCGGCTTCATAGGCGGATTCCGGGCCGGCCTACCGTCTGCCGCTGCCAACTCGGTCGTGCAGATCGGTGCCGGCGGAGCTGGAGCGGCGGTAGCCTTCGGGCTCCTTCGCGCCGGAACCAAGCACCTGGTCATTGCAGACATCGAACCGGCCCGGGCCGAAAACCTCGCGGCCAGGCTGGCCCCGCACTTTCCGGACAGCGAGGTGTCGGCGACCCGGACGGACGCTGTCTCCGGAAGCATCCGGGAGGCCGATGGATTGGTGAACTCAACGCCCATCGGCATGATCGGCCACCCCGGTGTTCCCGTGGATATCGACCTGATTCACCCGGGGCTGTGGGTGGCTGACGTCATCTACCGGCCGCTCGAAACCCAGCTGATCAAGGCAGCGCGCGGCAAGGGCTGCGCCGTACTCGACGGCGGACGCATGGTGGTGGGTCAGGCCGCCGCGGCCTTCGAACTCTTCACCGGAATCCCCGCTGACGCAGACAGGATGCTGGCCACGTTTCGACAGGCGGTCAGCTAA
- a CDS encoding cytotoxic translational repressor of toxin-antitoxin stability system yields MSLQDGRILRTRISRPVDRTTYSSSIWNHILQDQLEVGEDEFWACVDDGALPARGMAAPPALAIPLALVWQLTHTVGLNERDVARMTKEQAVQAINDYWMSQGEGQVD; encoded by the coding sequence TTGAGTCTGCAAGATGGACGGATCTTGCGGACCCGGATTTCCCGCCCGGTGGATCGCACCACGTATTCGAGTTCGATCTGGAACCATATTCTCCAAGATCAGCTCGAGGTCGGTGAGGATGAGTTTTGGGCATGCGTCGATGACGGAGCCTTGCCTGCCCGCGGAATGGCAGCCCCTCCCGCTTTGGCTATTCCCCTGGCGCTGGTCTGGCAACTCACCCACACCGTTGGACTGAATGAACGAGATGTTGCCCGCATGACGAAAGAGCAGGCCGTTCAGGCGATCAACGATTACTGGATGTCGCAAGGGGAGGGACAGGTCGATTGA
- a CDS encoding SulP family inorganic anion transporter has protein sequence MKALTAARALLPGRQDYALLPRTWKGDLVAGITVGIVALPLALAFGVSSGAGAASGLITAVIAGVIAAVFGGSNIQVSGPTGAMVVVLGPVIAAHGLGALAAVSVLAGVIVVTAGLLKLGRVVTLLPWPVIEGFTVGIAAIIFLQQVPAAFGTKPGPASNAVLSAIQALGTASPTSLIAPLALVALVAVIMIAAPRIHPRIPGSLIAIIIASVAAQLLDLPVTRIGTLPDSLPAPTMPSLDPATITALAGSAATIAALAAIESLLSARVASSISDTGPYDADRELLGQGLASVASGFFGGMPATGAIARTAVNIRSGGQTRLAAITHALVLLAVVYLATGPVSRIPLAALAGVLMITATRMVSLKTLRSVIGSTRADTIVFFVTALITVSFDLIQAVEIGIAAAAFFALRALVRSSGVHREEIPGPVHEGDEHIAVFRLDGALFFAAAERVLERVNAIRNVDVVIIRMSQLQILDATGAKTITDIIQTLERRGITVLIKGIQERHLRLVTQVGVLDSLRHHKHLFTELAPAIEHARSHVTRATTTRAKHGRSTESAPAVTDPTDE, from the coding sequence GTGAAGGCCCTGACCGCGGCCCGGGCCTTGCTACCCGGCCGGCAGGACTACGCACTGTTGCCGCGTACCTGGAAAGGAGACCTGGTCGCCGGGATCACCGTCGGCATCGTCGCGCTGCCGCTGGCCCTGGCATTCGGTGTCAGCTCCGGCGCGGGCGCGGCCAGCGGACTGATCACCGCGGTGATCGCCGGCGTGATCGCGGCCGTCTTCGGTGGCTCCAACATCCAGGTCTCCGGACCCACCGGAGCCATGGTGGTGGTCCTGGGCCCGGTCATCGCCGCCCACGGGCTCGGCGCACTAGCCGCAGTCTCGGTCCTTGCCGGGGTGATCGTGGTCACCGCCGGACTCCTCAAACTCGGGCGGGTCGTCACGCTCCTGCCCTGGCCGGTGATCGAAGGCTTCACCGTCGGAATCGCCGCGATCATCTTCCTGCAACAAGTCCCCGCCGCGTTCGGCACCAAACCCGGGCCCGCCAGCAACGCCGTCCTCTCAGCCATCCAAGCCCTCGGCACCGCGTCCCCGACCTCGCTCATCGCCCCGCTCGCCCTCGTAGCACTCGTGGCAGTAATCATGATTGCCGCGCCGCGGATCCACCCCCGCATCCCAGGCTCCCTCATCGCGATCATCATCGCCAGCGTGGCCGCGCAACTACTTGACCTGCCGGTGACACGGATCGGGACCCTGCCCGATTCCCTACCAGCCCCGACGATGCCCTCCCTGGACCCGGCAACGATCACCGCCCTGGCCGGATCCGCAGCCACGATCGCGGCCCTTGCCGCGATCGAGTCACTGCTCTCGGCACGCGTCGCCTCCTCGATCTCCGATACCGGCCCCTACGACGCGGACCGCGAACTCCTGGGCCAAGGCCTCGCATCCGTCGCGTCCGGATTCTTCGGCGGCATGCCCGCCACCGGCGCCATCGCCCGCACCGCGGTGAACATCCGCTCCGGCGGCCAGACCCGCTTGGCCGCCATCACCCACGCACTGGTCCTGCTCGCCGTCGTCTACCTCGCCACCGGCCCGGTCTCCCGCATCCCCCTCGCCGCCCTCGCCGGAGTACTCATGATCACCGCCACACGCATGGTCTCCCTCAAAACGCTACGCAGCGTGATCGGATCAACCCGGGCCGACACGATCGTGTTCTTCGTCACCGCACTCATCACCGTGTCCTTCGACCTGATCCAGGCCGTGGAAATCGGAATCGCCGCCGCCGCCTTCTTCGCCCTGCGCGCCCTGGTCCGCTCCAGCGGCGTCCACCGCGAAGAAATCCCCGGCCCCGTCCACGAAGGCGACGAACACATCGCCGTATTCCGACTCGACGGGGCCCTGTTCTTCGCCGCCGCCGAACGCGTCCTGGAACGAGTCAACGCCATCCGCAACGTCGACGTCGTCATCATCCGCATGTCACAACTACAAATCCTGGACGCAACCGGAGCCAAAACCATCACAGACATCATCCAAACCCTCGAACGCCGCGGAATCACCGTCCTCATCAAAGGAATCCAGGAACGCCACCTCCGACTCGTCACCCAAGTCGGCGTCCTGGACTCCCTACGCCACCACAAACACCTCTTCACCGAACTAGCCCCCGCCATCGAACACGCCCGAAGCCACGTAACCCGCGCCACCACCACCCGCGCTAAGCACGGCCGGAGCACGGAGTCGGCTCCAGCCGTAACCGACCCCACCGACGAATGA
- a CDS encoding LysR family transcriptional regulator: MTEIRWLEAFVAVAEELHFGRAALRLHTSQSPLSQTIRKLEADLGTRLFERNTRSVALTPAGSALLPRAYRVLQEMRLAREAAQAEIEGVRGNIRIGFSGAVNHLTLPPLTRAVRRRHPDIKMDLTSRVRTADGLASVANGTLDLAFVGLPETPIPSVRTRLVASEEIGAVLPLDHPLAQERSIPLQALAADDFISPPLDGSSSMTEVMLASCMAAGFRPRIVQELSDPYMVLTFVAAGVGVTLMSSGIVGIIPSGATYVALEHPQHFMNHAIAWSEENDSAVLAAVLAIVEEIFPEVPS, encoded by the coding sequence ATGACCGAAATCCGATGGCTTGAAGCTTTCGTTGCGGTTGCCGAGGAACTCCACTTTGGGCGCGCGGCACTTCGCCTGCACACCTCGCAATCCCCCCTAAGCCAGACCATTCGGAAGCTTGAGGCGGATCTGGGGACCCGCCTCTTTGAGCGCAACACCCGAAGTGTGGCCCTCACGCCGGCGGGATCTGCCCTCCTGCCGCGGGCGTATCGTGTGCTTCAGGAGATGCGGCTGGCCCGCGAGGCGGCACAGGCCGAGATTGAGGGCGTCAGGGGCAACATCAGAATCGGGTTCTCCGGAGCGGTGAACCACCTGACCCTGCCGCCGCTAACCCGTGCTGTGCGCCGTCGTCACCCCGACATCAAAATGGACCTCACCAGCCGTGTGCGCACGGCGGACGGATTGGCCAGTGTCGCTAACGGCACCCTGGACCTTGCCTTCGTGGGTCTTCCCGAGACCCCGATCCCCTCGGTGAGGACGCGGTTGGTCGCAAGCGAAGAAATCGGCGCGGTTCTGCCGCTGGATCATCCGCTGGCACAGGAAAGATCCATACCCTTGCAGGCGCTGGCGGCCGATGACTTCATCTCTCCGCCGCTCGACGGCTCGTCCTCCATGACCGAAGTGATGCTGGCATCCTGCATGGCAGCCGGCTTCCGCCCGCGCATTGTTCAGGAGTTATCGGACCCTTACATGGTGCTGACCTTCGTGGCCGCCGGTGTGGGAGTCACTCTGATGAGCAGCGGGATAGTCGGGATCATACCCTCCGGCGCAACATACGTGGCCCTGGAACACCCGCAGCACTTCATGAATCATGCCATCGCGTGGTCCGAGGAAAATGACTCCGCCGTGTTGGCGGCTGTGCTCGCCATTGTCGAAGAGATCTTTCCTGAGGTCCCGAGCTGA
- a CDS encoding SDR family NAD(P)-dependent oxidoreductase: MKLTGNTILITGGTSSIGKGLAQHFLGLGNTVIICGRRNDRLEELKAQYPDLVTIQCDLTAAESRENLVRQAIHECPDLNILINNAGIQLTGDLTKPIDLSALEREIATNLIAPIHLSSLVVEQLRGRPEPGIVNISSMR, encoded by the coding sequence ATGAAGTTGACCGGTAACACCATACTCATAACGGGTGGCACCTCCAGTATCGGCAAAGGCTTGGCGCAGCATTTCCTGGGCCTTGGCAATACAGTCATCATCTGTGGCAGGCGAAACGATCGATTAGAGGAACTCAAAGCGCAGTACCCTGATCTCGTAACCATCCAGTGCGATCTGACGGCGGCGGAGTCTCGGGAGAACCTGGTTCGGCAGGCGATTCACGAGTGTCCCGACCTGAACATTCTTATTAATAACGCTGGCATACAATTGACGGGTGACCTGACCAAGCCGATCGATTTATCGGCACTGGAGCGGGAAATTGCGACAAACCTGATTGCGCCCATTCATCTCTCATCGCTTGTGGTGGAGCAATTAAGGGGCAGGCCGGAGCCGGGTATCGTAAATATTTCCTCTATGAGATAG
- a CDS encoding SDR family oxidoreductase, with amino-acid sequence MAPQKPGTIAESRCLVVGAASGIGRATAAQLRASGAAVVGADLPSGTWPTEPGTSSLAMDVTDPASVAAAVSAAALEMGGLDAVVNCAGILGPVAPAAATSIEDFERIMKINLTGAFIVSQAVLPTMAEAGYGRLLHISSTAGKEGVVNMAAYSASKAGILGLVKSLAKEFALTGVTVNALAPGNVVTPLFAEVPAEQQAAQAAKIPMGRFGTPAEAAALIEFIISPAASYTTGSVFDLSGGRATY; translated from the coding sequence ATGGCTCCTCAGAAACCCGGCACCATCGCCGAGTCCCGCTGCCTGGTGGTGGGGGCAGCCAGCGGCATCGGTCGTGCGACGGCGGCACAACTCAGGGCGTCGGGCGCCGCGGTGGTAGGCGCTGACCTGCCCTCGGGCACCTGGCCCACAGAACCAGGCACCTCATCACTCGCCATGGACGTCACCGACCCGGCGTCGGTTGCCGCTGCCGTCTCTGCAGCGGCGTTGGAGATGGGAGGGCTCGACGCGGTGGTGAACTGCGCCGGCATCCTGGGGCCCGTGGCCCCGGCGGCCGCTACATCGATCGAAGACTTCGAACGCATCATGAAGATCAACCTGACAGGGGCCTTCATCGTCTCGCAGGCTGTCCTGCCGACGATGGCCGAGGCAGGCTACGGACGGCTACTCCATATCTCCTCGACGGCGGGCAAGGAAGGCGTGGTCAATATGGCCGCCTACTCTGCCAGCAAGGCCGGGATTCTAGGCCTTGTTAAGTCCCTCGCCAAGGAATTCGCGCTCACCGGCGTCACTGTCAATGCCCTCGCCCCGGGCAATGTGGTGACCCCGCTTTTCGCGGAAGTTCCGGCGGAACAGCAGGCGGCCCAGGCGGCCAAAATACCGATGGGCAGGTTCGGGACACCCGCCGAAGCGGCCGCCCTGATCGAATTCATCATCTCCCCGGCGGCCTCCTACACCACCGGTTCGGTCTTCGACCTTTCCGGCGGCCGGGCCACGTACTAA
- a CDS encoding 3-oxoacyl-[acyl-carrier-protein] synthase III C-terminal domain-containing protein, protein MTASQQNAAQAPARGSRIVGVGSYQPDRVLSNDELSRIVETSDEWIRTRVGIETRRVADTESFADVAIGAGLDALIRSGQLPPDSPVLLFGFGGGFSYAGQVIRTPSTADTSC, encoded by the coding sequence ATGACTGCCTCCCAGCAAAACGCGGCGCAGGCTCCCGCGCGCGGATCCCGGATCGTCGGTGTCGGTTCCTACCAGCCGGACAGGGTTCTCAGCAACGACGAGCTCAGCCGGATAGTGGAGACCAGCGACGAATGGATCCGCACCAGGGTCGGGATCGAAACACGCCGCGTCGCCGACACCGAATCGTTCGCGGACGTGGCCATCGGAGCCGGGCTGGACGCACTCATCCGCAGCGGCCAACTCCCACCCGACAGCCCCGTGCTGCTCTTCGGATTCGGTGGAGGATTCTCCTACGCAGGCCAGGTCATCCGCACGCCGAGCACCGCAGACACGTCCTGTTAA
- a CDS encoding VC0807 family protein, translating into MNAEQASGQQRLGLMMRALVRGLAWDVGVPLVAYYVFHVAGATDWAALLAATGAAGCRLLWTAFRRHSLNAFAMLMVIVFGLGLGLSFLTGDPRFLLLKDSAITGGLGMSFLVLAALGHPLTLDAAKTWRPERAGEMDREFHHNPAAHRWHLKISAVWGAGLIAEASTRAVLVYLLPIDVMVGVSAALAVIVFAALIVWSVWDRKRQQAAWSS; encoded by the coding sequence ATGAATGCCGAGCAGGCTTCGGGACAGCAGCGTCTTGGGTTGATGATGCGTGCGCTGGTCCGCGGTCTGGCTTGGGACGTTGGCGTACCTCTGGTTGCCTATTATGTCTTTCACGTTGCCGGTGCGACGGATTGGGCTGCGCTGTTGGCGGCGACGGGGGCCGCTGGCTGCCGATTGTTGTGGACCGCGTTCAGGCGACATTCCCTGAATGCGTTTGCGATGTTGATGGTGATCGTCTTTGGACTCGGCTTGGGTCTGTCTTTCCTCACAGGTGACCCGCGGTTTCTGCTTCTTAAGGATTCGGCTATCACCGGTGGCCTGGGTATGTCGTTCCTGGTTTTGGCCGCACTGGGGCATCCTCTGACGTTGGACGCAGCCAAGACGTGGAGACCGGAGCGCGCCGGGGAAATGGATCGGGAATTCCATCACAACCCGGCGGCGCACCGTTGGCACTTGAAGATTTCGGCCGTTTGGGGTGCGGGGCTGATTGCTGAGGCCAGCACGCGGGCCGTTCTGGTCTATTTGCTGCCTATTGATGTGATGGTGGGGGTTTCCGCGGCCTTGGCGGTGATTGTTTTCGCTGCCCTCATCGTCTGGAGTGTCTGGGACCGGAAACGGCAGCAGGCAGCGTGGTCTTCCTGA
- a CDS encoding metalloregulator ArsR/SmtB family transcription factor: MEEFADFRAPLYEVKANLFKGLAHPVRIRVLELLSAAPEVSVTELLAATGLEASHLSQHLAVLRRYHLVKGERRALQMFYTLAYPQVAELLSVARLLLKDMLHTTRAQLESSEATAPASAAAGSTR; the protein is encoded by the coding sequence ATGGAAGAGTTCGCGGATTTCCGGGCACCGTTGTACGAGGTGAAGGCCAATCTGTTCAAAGGGCTGGCCCACCCCGTGAGGATCCGGGTACTGGAGCTGCTGTCAGCGGCCCCCGAGGTGTCCGTGACGGAGCTTCTGGCCGCAACGGGACTGGAGGCCTCGCACCTGTCCCAGCACCTGGCGGTGCTGCGCCGGTATCACCTGGTCAAGGGAGAACGGCGGGCGCTGCAGATGTTCTACACCCTGGCGTACCCGCAGGTCGCAGAACTCCTCTCCGTGGCAAGACTGCTGCTCAAGGACATGCTGCACACCACCCGGGCCCAGCTTGAGTCCTCGGAAGCGACCGCGCCCGCGTCAGCCGCAGCGGGCAGCACCCGGTGA
- a CDS encoding DUF2293 domain-containing protein, with amino-acid sequence MRSGAARLTASCGPPRDKALTKQALELAGVASIRHQDTDYDALPMAGVPRDKAREGVREKVGGVLNLWRRG; translated from the coding sequence ATGAGGAGCGGCGCCGCGAGGCTGACAGCCAGCTGCGGACCGCCGAGGGACAAGGCCTTGACCAAGCAGGCTCTGGAGTTGGCCGGCGTGGCCTCCATTCGCCACCAAGACACCGACTACGACGCACTACCCATGGCGGGCGTGCCGCGGGATAAAGCCCGCGAGGGGGTACGTGAAAAAGTGGGCGGGGTGCTCAACCTCTGGCGTCGGGGCTGA